The following are from one region of the Salminus brasiliensis chromosome 14, fSalBra1.hap2, whole genome shotgun sequence genome:
- the LOC140576777 gene encoding deoxynucleoside triphosphate triphosphohydrolase SAMHD1-like isoform X2, with the protein MEGGKRAREEMDCVTPEKRSRGDNNVKTEFLTDLQLKTLGIESLESRRQLLHCLQKCWQFSNEPMKVFNDPIHGHIELHPLLVRIIDTPQFQRLRHIKQLGGTYLVFPGASHNRFEHSIGVGYLAGCLVQALNERQPELLISKRDILCVQIAGLCHDLGHGPFSHMFDGMFIPAVRPELKWKHESASVQMFDHLVKVNNLEPVMEKYGLTLPDDLIFIKEQIAGPLDSIASGSKWQYKGRPEGKSFLYEIVANKKNGIDVDKWDYFARDCYHLGIQNNFDYHRFLKFARVCEVKGQKHICTRDKEVGNLYDMFHTRNCLHRRAYQHKVGNIIEVMITEALVKADPHVQILGSSGKMFKISEAIEDMEAYTKLTDHVFEQILYSPNPELSEAQTILQNIICRRLYKCVGQTTPEADLKVSQEMRLAWASEVATSKPHGTEVDLIPEDFVVSVIYMDYGMKEKNPINNVHFYCKNDPNKAIKIRKNQVSKLLPEKFAEQLIRVYCKKTDERSLEAAKKYFVQWCMNRNFTKPQDGDVTAPELTPLKRDWQSDNDGDSDEDDNHQGNGSRMLVNGGQSVKANLFNAPREKQR; encoded by the exons ATGGAGGGCGGGAAGCGCGCGAGGGAGGAGATGGACTGTGTCACGCCGGAGAAACGCTCGCGAGGCG ACAACAACGTCAAAACAGAGTTCCTGACAGACCTGCAGCTGAAGACACTTGGCataga GTCCCTGGAGTCCAGACGACAGCTGCTCCATTGCCTTCAGAAATGCTGGCAGTTTTCAAACGAGCCCATGAAG GTTTTTAATGACCCCATCCACGGCCACATTGAGCTCCATCCTCTGCTGGTTCGCATCATAGACACTCCTCAGTTCCAGAGGCTGCGGCACATTAAGCAGCTCGGTGGAACGTACCTGGTGTTTCCTGGAGCCTCACACAACCGCTTCGAGCACTCCATAGG GGTCGGGTATTTGGCGGGCTGTCTCGTCCAAGCCCTGAACGAGAGACAGCCTGAACTTCTTATAAGCAAGCGAGACATCCTGTGTGTTCAGATCGCCGGGCTGTGCCACGATTTAG GACATGGTCCGTTTTCTCATATGTTTGATGGCATGTTTATACCAGCGGTCCGGCCTGAGCTGAAATGGAAG CACGAGAGTGCATCCGTGCAGATGTTTGATCACCTGGTGAAGGTGAACAATCTGGAACCTGTGATGGAGAAATACGGCCTCACACTGCCTGATGACCTGATCTTCATCAAGGAGCAAATCGCTGGACCCCTGGACAGCATCGCCTCGGGCAGTAAG TGGCAGTATAAAGGCAGACCGGAGGGGAAGTCTTTTCTGTATGAGATAGTAGCgaataaaaaaaatggcatCGATGTGGACAAGTGGGACTACTTCGCAAG AGACTGCTACCACCTGGGCATCCAGAACAACTTCGACTACCACCGGTTCCTGAAGTTTGCGCGGGTTTGTGAGGTGAAGGGGCAGAAGCACATCTGCACCAGAGACAAG GAAGTGGGGAATTTATATGACATGTTTCATACACGGAACTGTCTGCACCGCCGGGCCTACCAGCACAAAGTGGGCAACATCATTGAGGTCAT gATAACAGAAGCCCTGGTGAAGGCTGATCCTCACGTTCAGATCCTGGGGTCTTCTGGGAAAATGTTCAAAATTTCAGAGGCCATAGAGGACATGGAGGCTTACACCAAGCTCACAG ACCACGTCTTTGAGCAGATCCTGTACTCCCCTAATCCTGAGCTGTCTGAAGCGCAGACCATCCTCCAGAACATCATCTGCAGGCGACTGTACAAGTGCGTGGGACAGACCACACCTGAGGCAGATCTTAAGGTTTCACAG GAAATGCGGCTTGCATGGGCCAGTGAGGTAGCTACCTCCAAACCCCACGGCACCGAGGTGGATCTAATACCTGAGGACTTTGTCGTCAGC GTGATTTATATGGACTACGGTATGAAGGAGAAAAATCCCATCAATAACGTCCACTTCTACTGCAAGAATGACCCCAATAAGGCCATCAAAATCCGCAAGAATCAG GTCTCCAAGCTGCTGCCGGAGAAATTTGCAGAGCAGCTGATCAGAGTTTACTGCAAGAAGACAGACGAGCGGAGTCTGGAGGCGGCAAAGAAGTACTTTGTGCAGTGGTGCATGAACAGAAACTTCACCAAACCTCAG GATGGGGACGTCACAGCACCAGAACTCACCCCCTTAAAGCGCGACTGGCAAAGCGACAACGACGGTGACAGTGATGAAGATGACAATCACCAGGGAAACGGAAGCCGAATGCTGGTCAATGGTGGACAGAGTGTAAAAGCGAATCTGTTTAATGCTCCGAGGGAGAAGCAACGTTAA
- the LOC140576777 gene encoding deoxynucleoside triphosphate triphosphohydrolase SAMHD1-like isoform X4: MEGGKRAREEMDCVTPEKRSRGGKISMHRQHEHTDNNVKTEFLTDLQLKTLGIESLESRRQLLHCLQKCWQFSNEPMKVFNDPIHGHIELHPLLVRIIDTPQFQRLRHIKQLGGTYLVFPGASHNRFEHSIGVGYLAGCLVQALNERQPELLISKRDILCVQIAGLCHDLGHGPFSHMFDGMFIPAVRPELKWKHESASVQMFDHLVKVNNLEPVMEKYGLTLPDDLIFIKEQIAGPLDSIASGSKWQYKGRPEGKSFLYEIVANKKNGIDVDKWDYFARDCYHLGIQNNFDYHRFLKFARVCEVKGQKHICTRDKEVGNLYDMFHTRNCLHRRAYQHKVGNIIEVMITEALVKADPHVQILGSSGKMFKISEAIEDMEAYTKLTDHVFEQILYSPNPELSEAQTILQNIICRRLYKCVGQTTPEADLKVSQEMRLAWASEVATSKPHGTEVDLIPEDFVVSVIYMDYGMKEKNPINNVHFYCKNDPNKAIKIRKNQVRG, from the exons ATGGAGGGCGGGAAGCGCGCGAGGGAGGAGATGGACTGTGTCACGCCGGAGAAACGCTCGCGAGGCGGTAAAATAAGCATGCACCGGCAACACGAGCATACGG ACAACAACGTCAAAACAGAGTTCCTGACAGACCTGCAGCTGAAGACACTTGGCataga GTCCCTGGAGTCCAGACGACAGCTGCTCCATTGCCTTCAGAAATGCTGGCAGTTTTCAAACGAGCCCATGAAG GTTTTTAATGACCCCATCCACGGCCACATTGAGCTCCATCCTCTGCTGGTTCGCATCATAGACACTCCTCAGTTCCAGAGGCTGCGGCACATTAAGCAGCTCGGTGGAACGTACCTGGTGTTTCCTGGAGCCTCACACAACCGCTTCGAGCACTCCATAGG GGTCGGGTATTTGGCGGGCTGTCTCGTCCAAGCCCTGAACGAGAGACAGCCTGAACTTCTTATAAGCAAGCGAGACATCCTGTGTGTTCAGATCGCCGGGCTGTGCCACGATTTAG GACATGGTCCGTTTTCTCATATGTTTGATGGCATGTTTATACCAGCGGTCCGGCCTGAGCTGAAATGGAAG CACGAGAGTGCATCCGTGCAGATGTTTGATCACCTGGTGAAGGTGAACAATCTGGAACCTGTGATGGAGAAATACGGCCTCACACTGCCTGATGACCTGATCTTCATCAAGGAGCAAATCGCTGGACCCCTGGACAGCATCGCCTCGGGCAGTAAG TGGCAGTATAAAGGCAGACCGGAGGGGAAGTCTTTTCTGTATGAGATAGTAGCgaataaaaaaaatggcatCGATGTGGACAAGTGGGACTACTTCGCAAG AGACTGCTACCACCTGGGCATCCAGAACAACTTCGACTACCACCGGTTCCTGAAGTTTGCGCGGGTTTGTGAGGTGAAGGGGCAGAAGCACATCTGCACCAGAGACAAG GAAGTGGGGAATTTATATGACATGTTTCATACACGGAACTGTCTGCACCGCCGGGCCTACCAGCACAAAGTGGGCAACATCATTGAGGTCAT gATAACAGAAGCCCTGGTGAAGGCTGATCCTCACGTTCAGATCCTGGGGTCTTCTGGGAAAATGTTCAAAATTTCAGAGGCCATAGAGGACATGGAGGCTTACACCAAGCTCACAG ACCACGTCTTTGAGCAGATCCTGTACTCCCCTAATCCTGAGCTGTCTGAAGCGCAGACCATCCTCCAGAACATCATCTGCAGGCGACTGTACAAGTGCGTGGGACAGACCACACCTGAGGCAGATCTTAAGGTTTCACAG GAAATGCGGCTTGCATGGGCCAGTGAGGTAGCTACCTCCAAACCCCACGGCACCGAGGTGGATCTAATACCTGAGGACTTTGTCGTCAGC GTGATTTATATGGACTACGGTATGAAGGAGAAAAATCCCATCAATAACGTCCACTTCTACTGCAAGAATGACCCCAATAAGGCCATCAAAATCCGCAAGAATCAG GTGAGGGGCTAG
- the LOC140576777 gene encoding deoxynucleoside triphosphate triphosphohydrolase SAMHD1-like isoform X1, giving the protein MEGGKRAREEMDCVTPEKRSRGGKISMHRQHEHTDNNVKTEFLTDLQLKTLGIESLESRRQLLHCLQKCWQFSNEPMKVFNDPIHGHIELHPLLVRIIDTPQFQRLRHIKQLGGTYLVFPGASHNRFEHSIGVGYLAGCLVQALNERQPELLISKRDILCVQIAGLCHDLGHGPFSHMFDGMFIPAVRPELKWKHESASVQMFDHLVKVNNLEPVMEKYGLTLPDDLIFIKEQIAGPLDSIASGSKWQYKGRPEGKSFLYEIVANKKNGIDVDKWDYFARDCYHLGIQNNFDYHRFLKFARVCEVKGQKHICTRDKEVGNLYDMFHTRNCLHRRAYQHKVGNIIEVMITEALVKADPHVQILGSSGKMFKISEAIEDMEAYTKLTDHVFEQILYSPNPELSEAQTILQNIICRRLYKCVGQTTPEADLKVSQEMRLAWASEVATSKPHGTEVDLIPEDFVVSVIYMDYGMKEKNPINNVHFYCKNDPNKAIKIRKNQVSKLLPEKFAEQLIRVYCKKTDERSLEAAKKYFVQWCMNRNFTKPQDGDVTAPELTPLKRDWQSDNDGDSDEDDNHQGNGSRMLVNGGQSVKANLFNAPREKQR; this is encoded by the exons ATGGAGGGCGGGAAGCGCGCGAGGGAGGAGATGGACTGTGTCACGCCGGAGAAACGCTCGCGAGGCGGTAAAATAAGCATGCACCGGCAACACGAGCATACGG ACAACAACGTCAAAACAGAGTTCCTGACAGACCTGCAGCTGAAGACACTTGGCataga GTCCCTGGAGTCCAGACGACAGCTGCTCCATTGCCTTCAGAAATGCTGGCAGTTTTCAAACGAGCCCATGAAG GTTTTTAATGACCCCATCCACGGCCACATTGAGCTCCATCCTCTGCTGGTTCGCATCATAGACACTCCTCAGTTCCAGAGGCTGCGGCACATTAAGCAGCTCGGTGGAACGTACCTGGTGTTTCCTGGAGCCTCACACAACCGCTTCGAGCACTCCATAGG GGTCGGGTATTTGGCGGGCTGTCTCGTCCAAGCCCTGAACGAGAGACAGCCTGAACTTCTTATAAGCAAGCGAGACATCCTGTGTGTTCAGATCGCCGGGCTGTGCCACGATTTAG GACATGGTCCGTTTTCTCATATGTTTGATGGCATGTTTATACCAGCGGTCCGGCCTGAGCTGAAATGGAAG CACGAGAGTGCATCCGTGCAGATGTTTGATCACCTGGTGAAGGTGAACAATCTGGAACCTGTGATGGAGAAATACGGCCTCACACTGCCTGATGACCTGATCTTCATCAAGGAGCAAATCGCTGGACCCCTGGACAGCATCGCCTCGGGCAGTAAG TGGCAGTATAAAGGCAGACCGGAGGGGAAGTCTTTTCTGTATGAGATAGTAGCgaataaaaaaaatggcatCGATGTGGACAAGTGGGACTACTTCGCAAG AGACTGCTACCACCTGGGCATCCAGAACAACTTCGACTACCACCGGTTCCTGAAGTTTGCGCGGGTTTGTGAGGTGAAGGGGCAGAAGCACATCTGCACCAGAGACAAG GAAGTGGGGAATTTATATGACATGTTTCATACACGGAACTGTCTGCACCGCCGGGCCTACCAGCACAAAGTGGGCAACATCATTGAGGTCAT gATAACAGAAGCCCTGGTGAAGGCTGATCCTCACGTTCAGATCCTGGGGTCTTCTGGGAAAATGTTCAAAATTTCAGAGGCCATAGAGGACATGGAGGCTTACACCAAGCTCACAG ACCACGTCTTTGAGCAGATCCTGTACTCCCCTAATCCTGAGCTGTCTGAAGCGCAGACCATCCTCCAGAACATCATCTGCAGGCGACTGTACAAGTGCGTGGGACAGACCACACCTGAGGCAGATCTTAAGGTTTCACAG GAAATGCGGCTTGCATGGGCCAGTGAGGTAGCTACCTCCAAACCCCACGGCACCGAGGTGGATCTAATACCTGAGGACTTTGTCGTCAGC GTGATTTATATGGACTACGGTATGAAGGAGAAAAATCCCATCAATAACGTCCACTTCTACTGCAAGAATGACCCCAATAAGGCCATCAAAATCCGCAAGAATCAG GTCTCCAAGCTGCTGCCGGAGAAATTTGCAGAGCAGCTGATCAGAGTTTACTGCAAGAAGACAGACGAGCGGAGTCTGGAGGCGGCAAAGAAGTACTTTGTGCAGTGGTGCATGAACAGAAACTTCACCAAACCTCAG GATGGGGACGTCACAGCACCAGAACTCACCCCCTTAAAGCGCGACTGGCAAAGCGACAACGACGGTGACAGTGATGAAGATGACAATCACCAGGGAAACGGAAGCCGAATGCTGGTCAATGGTGGACAGAGTGTAAAAGCGAATCTGTTTAATGCTCCGAGGGAGAAGCAACGTTAA
- the LOC140576777 gene encoding deoxynucleoside triphosphate triphosphohydrolase SAMHD1-like isoform X3, whose protein sequence is MNPPRLSGAEDNNVKTEFLTDLQLKTLGIESLESRRQLLHCLQKCWQFSNEPMKVFNDPIHGHIELHPLLVRIIDTPQFQRLRHIKQLGGTYLVFPGASHNRFEHSIGVGYLAGCLVQALNERQPELLISKRDILCVQIAGLCHDLGHGPFSHMFDGMFIPAVRPELKWKHESASVQMFDHLVKVNNLEPVMEKYGLTLPDDLIFIKEQIAGPLDSIASGSKWQYKGRPEGKSFLYEIVANKKNGIDVDKWDYFARDCYHLGIQNNFDYHRFLKFARVCEVKGQKHICTRDKEVGNLYDMFHTRNCLHRRAYQHKVGNIIEVMITEALVKADPHVQILGSSGKMFKISEAIEDMEAYTKLTDHVFEQILYSPNPELSEAQTILQNIICRRLYKCVGQTTPEADLKVSQEMRLAWASEVATSKPHGTEVDLIPEDFVVSVIYMDYGMKEKNPINNVHFYCKNDPNKAIKIRKNQVSKLLPEKFAEQLIRVYCKKTDERSLEAAKKYFVQWCMNRNFTKPQDGDVTAPELTPLKRDWQSDNDGDSDEDDNHQGNGSRMLVNGGQSVKANLFNAPREKQR, encoded by the exons ATGAACCCGCCGAGACTGAGCGGAGCAGAGG ACAACAACGTCAAAACAGAGTTCCTGACAGACCTGCAGCTGAAGACACTTGGCataga GTCCCTGGAGTCCAGACGACAGCTGCTCCATTGCCTTCAGAAATGCTGGCAGTTTTCAAACGAGCCCATGAAG GTTTTTAATGACCCCATCCACGGCCACATTGAGCTCCATCCTCTGCTGGTTCGCATCATAGACACTCCTCAGTTCCAGAGGCTGCGGCACATTAAGCAGCTCGGTGGAACGTACCTGGTGTTTCCTGGAGCCTCACACAACCGCTTCGAGCACTCCATAGG GGTCGGGTATTTGGCGGGCTGTCTCGTCCAAGCCCTGAACGAGAGACAGCCTGAACTTCTTATAAGCAAGCGAGACATCCTGTGTGTTCAGATCGCCGGGCTGTGCCACGATTTAG GACATGGTCCGTTTTCTCATATGTTTGATGGCATGTTTATACCAGCGGTCCGGCCTGAGCTGAAATGGAAG CACGAGAGTGCATCCGTGCAGATGTTTGATCACCTGGTGAAGGTGAACAATCTGGAACCTGTGATGGAGAAATACGGCCTCACACTGCCTGATGACCTGATCTTCATCAAGGAGCAAATCGCTGGACCCCTGGACAGCATCGCCTCGGGCAGTAAG TGGCAGTATAAAGGCAGACCGGAGGGGAAGTCTTTTCTGTATGAGATAGTAGCgaataaaaaaaatggcatCGATGTGGACAAGTGGGACTACTTCGCAAG AGACTGCTACCACCTGGGCATCCAGAACAACTTCGACTACCACCGGTTCCTGAAGTTTGCGCGGGTTTGTGAGGTGAAGGGGCAGAAGCACATCTGCACCAGAGACAAG GAAGTGGGGAATTTATATGACATGTTTCATACACGGAACTGTCTGCACCGCCGGGCCTACCAGCACAAAGTGGGCAACATCATTGAGGTCAT gATAACAGAAGCCCTGGTGAAGGCTGATCCTCACGTTCAGATCCTGGGGTCTTCTGGGAAAATGTTCAAAATTTCAGAGGCCATAGAGGACATGGAGGCTTACACCAAGCTCACAG ACCACGTCTTTGAGCAGATCCTGTACTCCCCTAATCCTGAGCTGTCTGAAGCGCAGACCATCCTCCAGAACATCATCTGCAGGCGACTGTACAAGTGCGTGGGACAGACCACACCTGAGGCAGATCTTAAGGTTTCACAG GAAATGCGGCTTGCATGGGCCAGTGAGGTAGCTACCTCCAAACCCCACGGCACCGAGGTGGATCTAATACCTGAGGACTTTGTCGTCAGC GTGATTTATATGGACTACGGTATGAAGGAGAAAAATCCCATCAATAACGTCCACTTCTACTGCAAGAATGACCCCAATAAGGCCATCAAAATCCGCAAGAATCAG GTCTCCAAGCTGCTGCCGGAGAAATTTGCAGAGCAGCTGATCAGAGTTTACTGCAAGAAGACAGACGAGCGGAGTCTGGAGGCGGCAAAGAAGTACTTTGTGCAGTGGTGCATGAACAGAAACTTCACCAAACCTCAG GATGGGGACGTCACAGCACCAGAACTCACCCCCTTAAAGCGCGACTGGCAAAGCGACAACGACGGTGACAGTGATGAAGATGACAATCACCAGGGAAACGGAAGCCGAATGCTGGTCAATGGTGGACAGAGTGTAAAAGCGAATCTGTTTAATGCTCCGAGGGAGAAGCAACGTTAA